From the Ruania alkalisoli genome, one window contains:
- a CDS encoding riboflavin synthase, whose product MFTGIVTDLGTVTALEPAPGGARLHVQGRLPHDVALGDSIAVDGVCVTVATLTTVDGAAQELGRDAVVEFTADLMPATLGRTTLGQREPGDRVNLEPALAANGRFGGHVVTGHIDAVGTVVGRTAGDLADRLTIAVPAHLARYVVAQGSIAIDGVSLTVAELADIDDGCLVTVGLIPATLEATTLGHRTPPDRVNLEVDVLAKQVERLLAAGESAHA is encoded by the coding sequence ATGTTCACCGGAATCGTCACCGACCTCGGCACCGTCACCGCCCTCGAACCTGCGCCGGGAGGGGCCCGGCTGCACGTGCAGGGCCGGCTACCCCACGACGTCGCCCTCGGTGACTCGATCGCCGTCGACGGGGTCTGCGTGACCGTTGCCACCCTGACCACAGTGGATGGTGCCGCACAGGAGCTCGGAAGGGACGCCGTCGTGGAGTTCACGGCCGACCTCATGCCCGCCACGCTCGGACGCACCACTCTCGGCCAGCGCGAACCCGGAGACAGGGTGAATCTCGAGCCGGCGCTCGCAGCGAACGGGCGCTTCGGCGGCCACGTGGTGACCGGCCACATCGACGCCGTGGGCACCGTGGTGGGGCGCACCGCCGGCGACCTGGCTGACCGCCTCACCATCGCCGTGCCCGCGCACCTGGCGCGCTACGTGGTGGCGCAGGGATCGATCGCGATCGACGGCGTCTCCCTCACCGTTGCCGAGCTCGCCGACATCGATGATGGCTGCCTGGTGACTGTCGGCCTCATCCCCGCGACCCTCGAGGCCACCACCCTCGGGCATCGCACCCCACCGGACCGGGTGAACCTCGAGGTGGACGTGCTCGCCAAACAGGTGGAACGTCTGCTCGCTGCCGGGGAGTCCGCTCATGCGTGA
- the ribB gene encoding 3,4-dihydroxy-2-butanone-4-phosphate synthase: protein MREVENAIAAIAAGRMVIVTDDADRENEGDLVAAADAITPEIVAFMATHGRGLICAPITAETAQRLELAPMTRRNTEAHGTAFTVSVDAVSGITTGISAADRARTIALLADPTTATDDLARPGHVFPLVADPDGVLGRVGHTEAGVDLARLAGRAPAAVICEILTPDGVCSRGEQLRELAAAHDLPVVSVAELVAYRRREPGARSTQVQRGATQAHRATAQVHRAAAAMLPTAAGAFRAVVFTDPAGTEHVALCHGLDSSDRFAGEEDVLVRVHSECLTGEAFGSLRCDCGPQLDDALAAVAARGRGAVVYLRGHEGRGTGLSAKVRAYALQEQGRDTVEANLDQGLPADARDYAAAAAILLDLGARNVRLKSNNPAKSAALALGGVTVRGHEPAPAPVGADNLAYLRTKSERMGHVLPWLPDVADPIDSAASRITSDDPATHERTPV, encoded by the coding sequence ATGCGTGAGGTCGAGAACGCGATCGCGGCGATCGCCGCTGGGCGGATGGTGATCGTCACCGACGATGCTGACCGCGAGAACGAGGGTGATCTGGTGGCCGCCGCCGATGCGATCACGCCAGAGATCGTCGCGTTCATGGCCACCCACGGGCGCGGACTGATCTGCGCGCCGATCACTGCCGAGACCGCCCAGCGGTTGGAACTGGCGCCGATGACCCGCCGCAACACCGAGGCGCATGGGACGGCGTTCACCGTCTCCGTGGACGCCGTCTCGGGTATCACCACCGGCATCAGTGCCGCCGATCGCGCCCGCACGATAGCCTTGCTCGCCGACCCGACCACCGCGACCGACGACCTGGCCCGGCCGGGGCACGTCTTTCCGCTGGTGGCCGACCCTGACGGTGTGCTCGGCCGGGTCGGGCATACCGAGGCGGGTGTGGACCTGGCACGCCTCGCCGGACGCGCGCCCGCCGCCGTGATCTGCGAGATCCTCACCCCCGACGGCGTTTGTTCCCGTGGCGAGCAGCTGCGCGAGCTGGCCGCAGCTCACGATCTGCCGGTGGTGAGTGTGGCCGAGCTCGTCGCCTATCGCCGGCGCGAGCCCGGAGCGCGGTCCACCCAGGTGCAGCGTGGAGCCACCCAGGCGCATCGTGCGACGGCCCAGGTGCATCGTGCGGCGGCAGCCATGCTGCCCACGGCGGCCGGCGCGTTCCGGGCTGTCGTCTTCACCGATCCCGCGGGTACCGAGCACGTGGCCCTGTGCCACGGGCTTGACTCTTCCGACCGCTTCGCAGGCGAGGAGGACGTGTTGGTGCGGGTGCACTCGGAATGCCTGACCGGTGAGGCGTTCGGATCGTTGCGCTGCGACTGCGGCCCCCAGCTCGACGATGCGCTCGCGGCCGTGGCAGCCCGTGGGCGAGGCGCGGTCGTGTACCTGCGTGGCCACGAGGGACGCGGCACCGGGCTCAGCGCGAAGGTCCGTGCCTACGCACTGCAGGAGCAGGGGCGCGACACGGTCGAGGCGAATCTCGACCAGGGCCTGCCCGCCGACGCCCGTGACTATGCGGCGGCCGCCGCCATCCTGCTCGATCTCGGCGCCCGGAACGTGCGCCTGAAGTCGAACAACCCGGCCAAATCGGCGGCGCTCGCGCTCGGCGGCGTGACGGTACGCGGCCACGAGCCGGCGCCGGCACCGGTCGGCGCCGACAACCTCGCCTACCTACGGACCAAGTCCGAGCGGATGGGGCACGTGCTGCCCTGGCTTCCAGATGTTGCCGACCCCATCGACTCGGCCGCTTCCAGGATCACCTCCGACGATCCCGCCACCCATGAGAGGACACCCGTATGA
- the ribH gene encoding 6,7-dimethyl-8-ribityllumazine synthase, with protein sequence MSTHAPHTGPQIQVPHVPHLRVAVVAARWHEEITTGLLDGALRALADAGIEEPQVVRVPGSFELPVAAGRLARGGFDAVVALGMVLQGTTAHFEYVCHGVTAGLTQVATSTGVPVGFGVLTCSDEAQARDRAGLPGSRQDVGYEATVAAISTAVALAGAGV encoded by the coding sequence ATGAGTACCCACGCCCCCCACACCGGACCACAGATCCAGGTGCCGCACGTACCCCACCTGAGGGTCGCCGTCGTGGCAGCCCGCTGGCACGAGGAGATCACCACCGGCCTGCTCGATGGGGCGTTACGGGCGCTCGCGGACGCGGGCATCGAGGAACCGCAGGTGGTGCGGGTGCCAGGCAGCTTCGAACTGCCCGTGGCTGCCGGCCGGCTGGCGCGGGGAGGGTTCGATGCCGTGGTGGCCCTGGGGATGGTGCTGCAGGGCACCACCGCACATTTCGAGTACGTGTGCCACGGGGTGACGGCGGGGCTCACCCAGGTGGCCACGTCCACCGGCGTCCCGGTCGGGTTCGGGGTGCTGACGTGCTCGGACGAAGCGCAGGCGCGCGACCGGGCCGGGCTGCCCGGCTCGAGGCAGGACGTCGGCTATGAGGCGACAGTGGCGGCGATCAGTACCGCGGTGGCGCTCGCGGGGGCCGGGGTCTGA
- a CDS encoding DUF1801 domain-containing protein, which yields MSTSAKKSTAPADGFSEQEREAIKQRAAELKTQARRGSRAEKAEAKAAADEADVLAKIAEMPDGDRQLAERVHAIVATAAPELAPKLYYGQPGYARNGKVVCFFRSGQMDKERYSTFGVSTLANLDENSGLWPTAYALTEPTEAAWEQLATLVERAVS from the coding sequence ATGTCCACATCCGCCAAGAAGAGCACGGCCCCAGCCGACGGATTCTCCGAGCAGGAGCGGGAGGCGATCAAGCAACGCGCCGCCGAACTCAAGACTCAGGCGCGGCGCGGCAGCCGCGCCGAGAAGGCCGAGGCCAAGGCAGCAGCCGACGAGGCCGATGTGCTCGCGAAGATCGCGGAGATGCCTGACGGGGATCGCCAGCTCGCCGAGCGGGTGCACGCGATCGTCGCAACCGCAGCGCCGGAGCTGGCACCCAAGCTCTACTACGGGCAGCCCGGCTATGCCCGCAACGGCAAGGTGGTCTGCTTCTTCCGCAGCGGCCAGATGGACAAGGAGCGCTACTCCACCTTCGGCGTCAGCACGCTCGCGAACCTCGACGAAAACTCCGGACTGTGGCCGACGGCCTATGCCCTCACCGAACCCACCGAAGCGGCGTGGGAGCAGCTCGCCACTCTGGTCGAGCGCGCGGTGAGCTGA
- a CDS encoding glycerophosphodiester phosphodiesterase, with protein sequence MTQIIAHRGNSSVAPENTLPAFAAAALAGAHMIEIDVQVAVDGSAVVIHDASVDRTTDGAGIVAEMRAMDVRHLDAGEWFDPAYEGTALPFFGDIVSLLLRYPELELLLELKGSWPAEPTQALLAQIEEAGLTDRVLAQSFEVEMLRTLQTLAPAMRRALLVQEADTQALATCAELGAVACNPSSASVIADPSAATRVHEAGMQIYTWTSSEAAEWAPLVAAGVDGIITDRPDRLAGWLAASQAS encoded by the coding sequence ATGACCCAGATCATCGCCCACCGGGGCAACTCGTCCGTGGCACCGGAGAACACCCTGCCCGCGTTCGCCGCTGCCGCGCTCGCGGGCGCCCACATGATCGAGATCGACGTCCAGGTGGCCGTCGACGGCTCGGCCGTGGTCATCCACGACGCCAGTGTCGATCGCACCACCGACGGCGCCGGGATCGTCGCAGAGATGCGCGCCATGGATGTGCGCCACCTCGATGCAGGCGAGTGGTTCGACCCTGCCTACGAGGGCACGGCGCTGCCGTTCTTCGGGGATATCGTCTCCCTGCTGCTGCGGTACCCCGAGCTCGAACTGCTGCTGGAACTCAAGGGATCCTGGCCCGCAGAGCCGACACAAGCGCTGCTGGCACAGATTGAGGAAGCCGGTCTCACCGATCGGGTGCTCGCGCAGTCCTTCGAGGTGGAGATGCTGCGCACCCTGCAAACCCTGGCGCCCGCCATGCGCCGGGCCCTGCTGGTCCAGGAGGCAGACACCCAGGCACTGGCGACCTGCGCCGAGCTGGGCGCCGTCGCGTGCAACCCGTCCTCCGCAAGTGTGATCGCCGACCCGTCGGCCGCCACCCGCGTGCACGAGGCGGGAATGCAGATCTATACGTGGACCTCCAGCGAGGCAGCCGAGTGGGCACCGTTGGTGGCAGCAGGAGTGGACGGCATCATCACCGACCGGCCGGATCGGCTCGCCGGATGGCTCGCCGCCAGCCAGGCCTCCTGA
- a CDS encoding ParA family protein: protein MKVVAVYSTKGGAGKTSAALNLAWEASKSGRVLLWDLDAQGASTYLTGVKPKLKGGVAKLLTGSNGISEVARKADLPSVDGHHRIDVVPADDSYRELEVRLDAAKGSRRRLQKVLKDAAGSYDTVILDCPPGASLVAENAVRSADVIVTPVPPAALSLRSLEQVRELVADSAKPAPILAFLSMVDRRKLTHRRAAEELPAEHSEIVDVIVPASVVVERMGDERAPVATFAPRHHVAQAYADLWRLVAQHA from the coding sequence ATGAAGGTCGTCGCGGTGTACTCCACCAAAGGTGGAGCGGGAAAGACGTCGGCAGCGCTCAACCTGGCCTGGGAGGCAAGTAAGTCCGGCCGGGTGCTGCTGTGGGATCTTGACGCTCAGGGAGCAAGCACGTACCTGACCGGCGTGAAGCCCAAGCTCAAGGGCGGGGTCGCGAAGCTCCTGACGGGGAGCAACGGGATCTCGGAGGTGGCTCGCAAGGCCGATCTGCCCAGCGTCGACGGTCATCACCGGATCGACGTCGTCCCCGCTGATGACTCCTACCGCGAGCTCGAGGTGAGGCTTGACGCCGCGAAGGGGTCCCGTCGGCGGCTGCAGAAGGTGCTCAAGGATGCTGCCGGTAGCTACGACACCGTCATCCTGGATTGCCCGCCCGGCGCCTCGCTGGTGGCCGAGAATGCGGTGCGCTCGGCTGACGTGATCGTGACGCCTGTGCCTCCCGCAGCGCTGTCGCTGCGCTCGCTGGAGCAGGTGCGCGAACTGGTGGCAGACTCCGCGAAGCCGGCTCCGATCCTGGCGTTCCTCTCCATGGTCGACCGGCGCAAACTCACCCACCGCCGGGCCGCCGAGGAGCTTCCCGCCGAGCACTCCGAGATCGTCGATGTGATCGTTCCGGCCAGCGTGGTGGTGGAGCGGATGGGTGACGAGCGCGCTCCGGTGGCGACGTTCGCGCCCCGGCACCACGTGGCGCAGGCGTACGCCGACTTGTGGAGGCTCGTCGCGCAGCATGCCTGA
- the recD gene encoding exodeoxyribonuclease V subunit alpha, whose product MSTVTTSTLASVDGDVRTAVGAPPLLARFNAAGLVTATDVQVATRLGTLTGEGDERVLLAVALTVRALRGGSVCLHLGDEAELEALRLPDDAVLGEQAAEPPPWPEHPGWVAAVQASPMVAVGSEDHSGHSGHHGAGPSQPDVRPARWVNGRLYLDRYWRDELTVRRLIDARLTAPDLDVPGDAGGALDRLFPEAGDDRQRLAAAHALRRRLTVLTGGPGTGKTTTVARLLAVLQDAAGPVRVALAAPTGKAAARLQEAAAEVVGFLEDSDRDRVGIPEATTVHRLLGFKPGSSTRFAHDAAHHLPHDVVVVDETSMVPLSLMARLLEALRPDARLVLVGDPDQLASVEAGAVLGDLVARPPVAEAPVGLETVGAAPERGETAADLGNGVVRLTTVHRQEQGSEILPLAAAIRAGDADRVLELLRAGRHGVELVTADVEHLEEQAIADLRRDAVAAGEKLMARAEAGDAAGALNALNEHRLMLAHRRGPAGVARWAAQVEIWVQEGARAAAGTMPTAPTAPTAPTMPARLSGSPWTVGRPILVTSNDKDVGLYNGDTGVLVADGESVVAAFGDPRRPMLVRPYRLPPVETVHAMTVHRAQGSQFQRVSLILPPATSPLLSRELLYTAVTRAQESVRVVGSEEAVRVAVEHPVRRASGLRVPLG is encoded by the coding sequence ATGAGCACGGTGACCACCTCCACCCTGGCGAGCGTCGACGGGGACGTGCGCACCGCCGTCGGGGCCCCTCCCCTGCTAGCGCGCTTCAACGCCGCCGGGCTGGTGACCGCGACGGATGTCCAGGTGGCGACCCGGTTGGGCACGCTCACCGGGGAAGGTGACGAGCGGGTACTGCTCGCGGTCGCGCTGACCGTGCGAGCGCTCCGTGGGGGGTCGGTGTGCTTGCACCTAGGCGACGAAGCGGAGCTGGAGGCGCTGCGGCTGCCCGACGACGCCGTGCTGGGCGAGCAAGCAGCGGAGCCTCCGCCGTGGCCCGAGCACCCTGGATGGGTGGCAGCGGTGCAGGCCAGCCCGATGGTCGCCGTCGGGAGTGAGGATCACAGCGGGCACAGCGGCCACCATGGCGCGGGACCTTCGCAGCCCGACGTGCGGCCCGCCCGCTGGGTGAACGGGCGGTTATACCTGGACCGGTACTGGCGGGATGAACTGACCGTGCGGCGGCTGATCGACGCCCGGCTCACGGCGCCGGACCTGGATGTGCCCGGCGATGCCGGCGGAGCACTGGACCGGTTGTTCCCCGAGGCCGGGGACGACCGGCAGCGCCTGGCGGCCGCGCACGCGCTGCGCAGGCGGCTGACGGTGCTCACCGGGGGCCCGGGAACGGGAAAGACGACCACGGTCGCGCGCCTGCTGGCGGTGCTGCAGGACGCCGCGGGGCCGGTGCGAGTGGCGCTGGCCGCACCCACGGGGAAGGCGGCGGCGCGACTGCAGGAGGCGGCAGCCGAGGTCGTCGGGTTCTTGGAGGACTCCGACCGGGACCGGGTGGGGATCCCGGAGGCGACGACGGTGCACCGGCTACTCGGCTTCAAGCCGGGGAGCAGCACTCGCTTCGCGCACGACGCCGCGCATCACCTGCCGCACGACGTGGTGGTGGTGGACGAGACCTCGATGGTGCCGCTGTCACTGATGGCGCGGCTGCTGGAGGCGTTGCGCCCGGACGCCCGGTTGGTGCTCGTGGGCGATCCGGATCAGCTGGCGTCGGTGGAGGCCGGTGCGGTGCTCGGTGACCTCGTGGCACGGCCACCGGTCGCGGAGGCGCCGGTAGGGCTGGAGACGGTGGGGGCGGCGCCTGAGCGCGGTGAGACGGCGGCCGATCTCGGCAACGGTGTCGTTCGCCTGACCACGGTGCACCGGCAGGAGCAGGGCTCGGAGATCCTGCCGCTGGCGGCTGCGATCCGGGCTGGGGACGCCGATCGGGTGCTGGAGCTGTTGCGGGCCGGCAGGCACGGGGTGGAGCTGGTGACGGCTGACGTCGAGCACCTGGAGGAGCAGGCGATCGCGGACCTGCGCCGTGATGCGGTGGCCGCTGGGGAGAAGCTGATGGCGCGGGCCGAGGCCGGGGACGCGGCCGGGGCGTTGAACGCACTGAATGAGCACCGGCTGATGCTTGCCCACCGGCGCGGGCCGGCCGGGGTGGCCCGGTGGGCGGCGCAGGTGGAGATCTGGGTGCAGGAGGGGGCACGCGCGGCTGCGGGGACCATGCCGACCGCGCCGACCGCGCCGACCGCGCCCACGATGCCGGCGCGACTGTCCGGTTCCCCGTGGACGGTGGGCCGGCCGATCCTGGTGACCAGCAACGACAAAGACGTGGGGCTCTACAACGGCGACACCGGGGTGCTGGTGGCCGACGGGGAGAGCGTGGTGGCAGCGTTCGGGGACCCGCGCCGCCCGATGCTCGTGCGCCCCTACCGCCTGCCCCCGGTGGAGACGGTGCACGCGATGACCGTGCACCGGGCGCAGGGCAGCCAGTTCCAGCGGGTGTCGCTGATCCTGCCGCCGGCCACGTCGCCACTGCTCTCGCGCGAGCTGCTCTACACGGCTGTGACGCGGGCGCAGGAGTCCGTGCGCGTGGTGGGCAGCGAGGAGGCCGTGCGGGTGGCAGTGGAGCACCCGGTGCGGCGGGCGAGCGGGCTGCGGGTGCCGTTGGGTTGA
- a CDS encoding UvrD-helicase domain-containing protein, translating to MTDRMHTSRAETTDPADTAGPDHGPDHVPAHGAARGPAHDRDTSRAPIDAATFDVYGPLPEGTTVLEASAGTGKTFTIAALAARYVAEGVAELRDLMLVTFGRQATSELRDRVRERLVGTERALRAADPAGSDDPLVAMLADVDPDELDRRRARLARALSQLDAATITTTHGFCHQMLTALGIAADVDPAATFVADVADLVREVTDDLYVREFSDEKHPQLTPDELYALGKAAVSDHGAELEPKGAAGTAGSADSADSADSADSGALRYRLAVAVREETERRKRVGHLLDYDDLLVLLRDALRDPVHGPAAAQRVRERYRVVMVDEFQDTDPVQWEILRTAFHGHRTLVLIGDPKQAIYAFRGADVVAYLDAKRDAAATATLGTNWRSDAPLLQALHTVIGGAALGDDRITVGPVTPAHSEERFDGGPALRIRQVTREAMGVRPGKDAYVGEARSFVAADTAADIVARLGQARIRDEVGGAWRALQPGDVAVLTRTNAQAEQVRAELNARGVPAVVSGLSSVFATPAAREWLTLLDALEQPGSRQRASALALTPFVGWDATRLATAEDRDRDRLAETVRTWARLLASRGVAALHEAVTRSGVAERLMATTTGERRLTDLRHVGEVLHTVAVTEGLGAAALTGWLRRRIREATRDFEEERSRRLETDAAAVQVVTVHASKGLEFGVVYVPFAWDRYESATPSVLGFHADDGRRILHVGGQGSRLYREARERYQREDRGEDLRLLYVALTRARHQVVAHWAPTRGNSAKGPLTRVLLGARELGGAPAVAADTSAMRDDAAREAFEALAARSPAIAAELAPADASRERWVPPARDAPELSVAHLDRLPDVSWRRASYTALTAAAHHAGPAAAAGHGETARPAGVVSEPEGAGVLDEPASEASAEDGFVVDVAPVAGDAPGLDLPSPMADQPAGAAFGTLVHEVLEYADTAAADLDAELLARCRAASSARVDGLDVESLADALGTVMRTPLGPLAGGRTLAQIDPADRLSELEFELPLAGGDVPGGREDGGKDGGQVRAAAASAPAAATAPAAPLRAATLLDIADVLEGHLKAGDPFAPYPQMLRALAADPQGPVELRGYLTGSIDAVLRVREAPSDGSGSSAGSPAQRESTQFLVCDYKTNRLGTPGADLTVHDYRPEAVVEAMLHAHYPLQLLLYLVGLHRYLRWRLRGYDPDVHLGGGLYLFVRGMAGPQTPAGPDGSPFGVLAWQPPTGLVPALSEVLDGVGTQRTQGTRRTV from the coding sequence ATGACCGACCGGATGCACACCAGCCGGGCCGAGACAACCGATCCGGCCGACACCGCTGGGCCTGATCACGGGCCCGACCACGTGCCCGCCCACGGTGCCGCCCGTGGTCCCGCCCACGACCGTGACACCTCGCGGGCACCGATCGACGCGGCCACCTTCGACGTATACGGCCCGCTGCCGGAGGGCACCACCGTGCTGGAGGCCAGCGCCGGCACCGGGAAGACGTTCACGATTGCGGCGCTGGCGGCCCGCTACGTGGCCGAGGGCGTGGCCGAACTGCGCGACCTGATGTTGGTGACCTTCGGACGTCAGGCCACCTCCGAGCTGCGAGACCGGGTGCGCGAACGGCTGGTCGGTACCGAACGGGCGCTGCGGGCCGCGGACCCGGCCGGCAGCGACGACCCGCTGGTGGCGATGTTGGCGGATGTGGATCCCGACGAGCTGGACCGCCGTCGTGCCCGGTTGGCGAGGGCACTCTCCCAACTGGATGCGGCCACGATCACCACCACCCACGGGTTCTGCCACCAGATGCTCACGGCGCTGGGCATCGCCGCAGACGTGGACCCGGCGGCGACGTTCGTCGCAGACGTGGCGGACCTCGTACGGGAGGTCACCGACGACCTGTACGTACGCGAGTTCTCCGACGAGAAGCACCCCCAGCTGACCCCGGACGAGCTCTACGCGCTGGGGAAGGCCGCCGTCAGCGATCATGGCGCGGAGCTGGAGCCGAAGGGTGCTGCGGGCACTGCCGGCAGTGCCGACAGTGCCGACAGTGCCGACAGTGCCGACTCTGGTGCACTGCGGTACCGGCTCGCCGTAGCGGTGCGCGAGGAGACCGAACGGCGCAAGCGCGTGGGCCACCTGCTGGACTACGACGACTTGCTGGTGCTGCTGCGGGATGCGCTCCGGGATCCGGTCCATGGCCCGGCGGCAGCGCAGCGGGTGCGTGAGCGCTACCGGGTGGTGATGGTGGACGAGTTCCAGGACACCGACCCGGTGCAGTGGGAGATCCTGCGCACCGCCTTCCACGGCCATCGCACGCTGGTGCTGATCGGAGACCCGAAGCAGGCGATCTACGCCTTCCGGGGGGCAGACGTAGTGGCCTACCTGGACGCCAAACGCGACGCGGCGGCGACCGCGACGCTGGGTACGAACTGGCGCAGCGACGCCCCGCTGCTGCAGGCGTTGCACACGGTGATCGGCGGTGCGGCGCTCGGGGACGACCGGATCACCGTGGGACCGGTGACCCCCGCCCACAGCGAGGAACGCTTCGACGGCGGACCGGCACTGCGGATCCGGCAGGTCACCAGGGAGGCGATGGGGGTGCGCCCCGGCAAGGACGCCTACGTGGGCGAGGCGCGATCGTTCGTCGCGGCCGACACGGCCGCGGACATCGTGGCCCGGCTCGGGCAGGCGCGGATCCGGGACGAGGTGGGTGGCGCCTGGCGGGCGTTGCAGCCGGGGGACGTGGCCGTGCTGACCCGCACGAACGCGCAGGCGGAGCAGGTACGGGCCGAGCTCAACGCCCGCGGTGTGCCGGCCGTGGTCTCGGGGCTGTCCAGCGTGTTCGCCACGCCGGCCGCCCGGGAGTGGCTCACCCTGCTCGATGCGCTCGAGCAACCGGGCTCACGGCAGCGTGCGTCGGCACTGGCGCTCACCCCATTCGTCGGCTGGGACGCCACACGGCTGGCGACGGCGGAGGACCGTGACCGTGACCGGCTCGCCGAGACGGTGCGCACCTGGGCGCGCCTGCTCGCCTCCCGCGGGGTGGCGGCACTGCACGAGGCCGTCACCCGCAGTGGGGTGGCCGAGCGGCTCATGGCGACCACAACCGGGGAGCGTCGCCTGACCGACCTGCGGCACGTGGGCGAAGTGCTGCACACGGTCGCGGTGACCGAGGGGCTGGGTGCGGCGGCGTTGACGGGGTGGCTGCGCCGTCGGATCCGGGAGGCCACGCGCGACTTCGAGGAGGAACGCAGCCGGCGGCTGGAAACGGATGCGGCGGCCGTGCAGGTGGTGACCGTGCACGCGAGCAAAGGCCTCGAGTTCGGTGTGGTGTACGTGCCGTTCGCGTGGGACCGCTACGAGTCGGCCACCCCGTCGGTGCTGGGCTTTCATGCCGACGACGGCCGCCGGATCCTGCACGTAGGCGGGCAGGGCTCACGGTTGTACCGGGAGGCGCGCGAGCGGTACCAGCGTGAGGACAGGGGTGAGGATCTGCGACTGCTGTACGTCGCCCTGACCCGCGCCCGGCACCAGGTGGTGGCGCACTGGGCGCCCACCCGTGGCAACTCGGCGAAGGGACCGCTCACACGAGTGCTACTCGGGGCGCGGGAGCTCGGTGGTGCCCCCGCGGTGGCGGCCGACACCTCAGCGATGCGGGACGACGCGGCCCGGGAGGCGTTCGAGGCGCTTGCTGCCCGGTCCCCGGCGATCGCGGCGGAGCTGGCACCGGCGGATGCGAGCCGGGAGCGGTGGGTGCCGCCGGCCCGGGACGCCCCGGAGCTCTCTGTGGCGCACCTGGACCGGCTGCCGGATGTCAGCTGGCGGCGAGCGTCGTACACGGCCCTGACGGCGGCGGCGCACCACGCAGGTCCAGCGGCCGCTGCGGGCCACGGTGAGACAGCCCGGCCGGCGGGGGTGGTGAGCGAACCGGAGGGTGCGGGAGTGCTGGACGAACCTGCGAGCGAGGCGAGCGCAGAGGACGGATTCGTGGTTGACGTCGCACCCGTGGCCGGCGATGCTCCCGGGCTCGACCTGCCCTCGCCGATGGCGGACCAGCCCGCGGGGGCCGCCTTCGGCACCTTGGTGCACGAGGTGCTCGAGTACGCCGATACCGCGGCCGCGGACCTGGACGCCGAGCTCCTGGCGCGGTGCCGGGCGGCCTCGTCCGCTCGGGTGGACGGACTGGATGTGGAGTCGCTCGCCGATGCACTCGGGACGGTGATGCGGACCCCGCTGGGCCCCTTGGCCGGCGGGCGGACGTTGGCGCAGATCGATCCGGCGGACCGGCTCTCCGAGCTGGAGTTCGAACTGCCCCTGGCTGGTGGTGATGTGCCAGGTGGGCGCGAGGATGGTGGTAAGGATGGCGGTCAGGTCAGGGCGGCGGCTGCGTCCGCTCCGGCGGCTGCGACGGCTCCGGCGGCACCCCTGCGTGCGGCGACACTGCTGGACATCGCAGACGTGCTCGAGGGCCACCTCAAGGCGGGCGACCCCTTCGCGCCCTACCCGCAGATGCTCCGGGCCCTGGCCGCGGACCCGCAGGGACCGGTGGAGCTGCGCGGGTATCTGACCGGATCGATCGATGCGGTGCTGCGGGTGCGTGAGGCACCCTCCGACGGCAGCGGGTCGTCGGCGGGTAGCCCGGCACAGCGAGAGAGCACGCAGTTCCTGGTGTGCGACTACAAGACGAACCGGCTGGGCACGCCAGGCGCGGACCTGACAGTGCACGACTACCGACCCGAGGCGGTCGTGGAGGCGATGCTGCACGCGCACTATCCGCTGCAGCTGCTGCTGTATCTGGTGGGCCTGCACCGATACCTGCGGTGGCGGTTGCGCGGCTACGACCCCGACGTGCATCTGGGCGGGGGCTTGTACCTCTTCGTCCGGGGCATGGCAGGTCCGCAGACCCCGGCCGGGCCGGACGGTTCGCCGTTCGGGGTGCTGGCGTGGCAGCCCCCGACCGGACTGGTGCCGGCATTGTCGGAGGTGCTCGATGGGGTGGGCACTCAACGCACTCAGGGAACAAGGCGGACTGTATGA